From the Amycolatopsis thermoflava N1165 genome, one window contains:
- a CDS encoding glycosyltransferase family 4 protein — translation MRVAINLLTDDPFNPSGAHWFWTRVIPEMTRLLRDGESFHLMVSPKSRPTHDYGRSVGYITYPWSNEKRNLRTLSEHLYSPLRLPLSGIDVLNTLMAPIVKSAPKLVVHIKTLHAYTTPHAISPPARLYRQLSYPRTARLADAIILNSRSLVDEVQQYLKVDPAKIRLIPEAVDHELFNPGDRDEAFAHVAKRYGVRENFVLFVSSLWPYKNCEGLIRAFAAAKSDLGGRQLVVVGPGRDVEYVGELKALAARLGVADDIVWVGGVPLEETVHFYRAADVFVYPSHNETFGLPILEAMASACPVVTSNVTAMPETAGGAALLADPKDADSIADQIVKACGPEGERLRARGPERAGEFTWAATAARTLDVYREVHAR, via the coding sequence ATGCGCGTCGCGATCAACCTGCTCACCGACGACCCGTTCAACCCGTCGGGCGCACACTGGTTCTGGACCCGCGTCATCCCCGAGATGACCCGGCTGCTCCGCGACGGCGAGTCGTTCCACCTGATGGTGAGCCCGAAGTCGCGGCCGACACACGACTACGGCCGCAGCGTCGGTTACATCACCTACCCGTGGTCCAACGAGAAGCGCAACCTGCGCACGCTGTCGGAGCACCTGTACTCGCCGCTACGGCTGCCGCTGAGCGGGATCGACGTGCTGAACACGCTGATGGCGCCGATCGTGAAGTCGGCGCCGAAACTCGTGGTGCACATCAAGACACTGCACGCGTACACGACACCGCACGCGATCTCACCGCCCGCGCGGCTGTACCGCCAGCTGAGCTACCCGCGCACCGCGCGGCTGGCCGACGCGATCATCCTCAACTCACGCAGCCTGGTGGACGAGGTGCAGCAGTACCTGAAGGTGGATCCGGCGAAGATCCGGCTCATCCCGGAGGCGGTGGACCACGAGCTGTTCAACCCCGGCGACCGGGACGAGGCGTTCGCGCACGTCGCGAAGCGGTACGGGGTGCGCGAGAACTTCGTGTTGTTCGTGTCGTCGCTGTGGCCGTACAAGAACTGCGAAGGCCTGATCCGGGCGTTCGCCGCGGCGAAGTCCGACCTCGGCGGCAGGCAGCTGGTCGTCGTCGGACCCGGCCGGGACGTCGAGTACGTCGGCGAGCTCAAGGCGCTGGCCGCGCGGCTCGGCGTTGCGGACGACATCGTGTGGGTGGGCGGGGTGCCGCTGGAGGAGACGGTGCACTTCTACCGCGCCGCGGACGTGTTCGTGTACCCGTCGCACAACGAGACGTTCGGCCTGCCGATCCTGGAGGCCATGGCCTCGGCGTGCCCGGTGGTCACCTCGAACGTCACGGCGATGCCGGAGACCGCGGGCGGGGCGGCGCTGCTGGCCGACCCGAAGGACGCCGACTCGATCGCCGACCAGATCGTCAAGGCCTGCGGCCCGGAGGGCGAGCGGCTGCGCGCCCGCGGACCGGAACGCGCGGGCGAGTTCACCTGGGCGGCCACCGCCGCGCGGACGCTCGACGTGTACCGGGAGGTGCACGCTCGATGA
- a CDS encoding SDR family NAD(P)-dependent oxidoreductase yields MRVLVTGGAGFIGSHTCDRLVELGHEVVVLDVLAAPVHRDGRPNHLTPGVEFYEGDVRNRDLMRNLLRRVDAVYHFAAYQDYLPDFAKFTDVNVTSTAMIYEIAVAEKLDLQRIVVASSQAAMGEGLYRCAVHGEQTPDMRPESALRAGRWDIGCAVCGEPIEVLPTPERIANPQNAYGMSKHGEEVVAVNLGRRYGIPTVALRYSIVQGPRQSVYNAYSGACRIFNLHYLLGGAPTLYEDGQNIRDYVNIHDVVDANVLVLADDRAAGRVFNVGGGTGYTTQEFAEVVRRQYGSDRPGRISGEYRFGDTRHILSDVDALKQLGWSPKRTPADSVAEYAAWLRDMPGLEEILAEADAKMRSLGVVRKAGS; encoded by the coding sequence ATGAGGGTCCTGGTCACCGGCGGCGCCGGCTTCATCGGCTCGCACACCTGCGACCGGCTCGTCGAACTGGGGCACGAGGTGGTCGTGCTGGACGTGCTGGCCGCGCCGGTGCACCGCGACGGCAGGCCGAACCACCTCACGCCCGGCGTGGAGTTCTACGAGGGCGACGTGCGCAACCGCGACCTGATGCGCAACCTGCTGCGCCGCGTGGACGCGGTCTACCACTTCGCCGCCTACCAGGACTACCTGCCGGACTTCGCGAAGTTCACCGACGTCAACGTCACCTCGACCGCGATGATCTACGAGATCGCGGTCGCCGAGAAGCTCGACCTGCAGCGGATCGTCGTGGCGTCCTCGCAGGCGGCGATGGGCGAAGGGCTGTACCGGTGCGCGGTGCACGGCGAGCAGACCCCGGACATGCGCCCGGAGTCCGCGCTGCGGGCCGGGCGCTGGGACATCGGCTGCGCGGTGTGCGGCGAGCCGATCGAGGTGCTGCCGACGCCGGAGCGCATCGCCAACCCGCAGAACGCCTACGGCATGTCCAAGCACGGCGAGGAGGTCGTGGCGGTCAACCTCGGGCGCCGCTACGGCATCCCGACCGTCGCCCTGCGCTACAGCATCGTGCAGGGCCCGCGGCAGTCGGTCTACAACGCCTACTCCGGCGCGTGCCGCATCTTCAACCTGCACTACCTGCTGGGCGGCGCGCCGACGCTGTACGAGGACGGGCAGAACATCCGCGACTACGTCAACATCCACGACGTCGTCGACGCGAACGTGCTGGTGCTCGCCGACGACCGCGCGGCGGGGCGGGTGTTCAACGTCGGCGGCGGGACCGGGTACACCACCCAGGAGTTCGCCGAGGTGGTGCGCCGGCAGTACGGATCGGACCGGCCGGGCCGGATCAGCGGCGAGTACCGCTTCGGCGACACCCGGCACATCCTCTCCGACGTCGACGCGCTCAAGCAGCTGGGCTGGTCCCCGAAGCGGACCCCGGCGGACTCGGTCGCCGAGTACGCCGCGTGGTTGCGGGACATGCCGGGCCTGGAGGAAATCCTCGCCGAGGCCGACGCGAAGATGCGCTCGCTCGGCGTGGTGCGCAAGGCGGGGTCGTGA
- a CDS encoding NDP-sugar synthase gives MKAFLLAAGLGTRLRPLTDHTPKCLVEIGGRPMLDIWLDALEAAGVDEVLVNLHHLAPLVWAHLAERRGGPLVCTAEEPELLGSAGTLSANRDFVAGEEMFLALNADNLTDFDLRVLIEAHRAGGAIATLSVFRAPDPTQCGILTVADGLVTGFVEKPVDPPGDLANAGMYAFSPAVLDLIGPPPRDIGYDLLPALVGHARAVSVGDSWFLDIGTPAALARAREVWQGRRAS, from the coding sequence GTGAAGGCGTTCCTGCTCGCGGCCGGGCTGGGGACGCGGTTGCGGCCCCTGACCGACCACACGCCCAAGTGCCTCGTCGAGATCGGCGGGCGGCCGATGCTGGACATCTGGCTGGACGCGCTCGAAGCGGCTGGGGTGGACGAGGTGCTGGTCAACCTGCACCACCTCGCGCCGCTGGTGTGGGCGCACCTGGCCGAGCGGCGGGGCGGCCCGCTCGTGTGCACCGCCGAGGAGCCGGAACTGCTCGGCAGCGCGGGCACCCTGTCGGCGAACCGGGACTTCGTCGCGGGCGAGGAGATGTTCCTGGCGCTCAACGCCGACAACCTGACCGACTTCGACCTCCGGGTGCTGATCGAGGCGCACCGCGCGGGCGGTGCGATCGCGACGTTGTCGGTGTTCCGGGCGCCCGATCCGACCCAGTGCGGGATCCTCACGGTTGCCGACGGTCTGGTGACGGGGTTCGTGGAAAAGCCAGTCGACCCGCCGGGCGACCTGGCCAACGCGGGGATGTACGCGTTCTCCCCCGCCGTGCTCGACCTGATCGGCCCGCCGCCCCGGGACATCGGCTACGACCTGCTGCCCGCGCTCGTCGGGCACGCCCGCGCGGTCTCCGTGGGCGACTCCTGGTTCCTCGACATCGGCACCCCCGCGGCCCTGGCCAGGGCGCGCGAAGTCTGGCAAGGCAGGCGAGCATCGTGA